Proteins encoded within one genomic window of Castellaniella sp.:
- the fba gene encoding class II fructose-bisphosphate aldolase (catalyzes the reversible aldol condensation of dihydroxyacetonephosphate and glyceraldehyde 3-phosphate in the Calvin cycle, glycolysis, and/or gluconeogenesis), protein MALVSMRQLLDHAAEHGYGIPAFNVNNLEQVQAIMEAAAETDSPVIMQASAGARKYAGEGFLKLLIQAAVDTYPHIPVVMHQDHGQSPAICQGAIDLGFSSVMMDGSLMADGKSIASYEYNLDVTKQVVAIAHKLGVTVEGELGCLGSLETMMGDKEDGHGAEGTMTLDQLLTDPEQAADFVKQTQLDALAIAVGTSHGAYKFTRKPTGDILSVQRIKDIHARLPNTHLVMHGSSSVPQELLAEIREFGGDMKETYGVPVEELQEAIKFGVRKVNIDTDIRLAMTGAIRRFMAENPSKFDPREYLKPAREAAKKVCLARYEQFGTAGNASKIKAIPLSDMAARYAAGELKQLVK, encoded by the coding sequence ATGGCCCTGGTTTCCATGCGTCAACTCCTGGATCACGCTGCCGAACACGGCTACGGGATCCCTGCCTTCAACGTCAATAATCTGGAACAAGTCCAGGCCATCATGGAGGCCGCCGCCGAGACCGACAGCCCTGTCATCATGCAGGCATCGGCGGGCGCACGCAAATATGCCGGCGAAGGCTTTCTCAAGCTGCTGATCCAGGCTGCCGTCGATACCTATCCGCATATTCCCGTTGTCATGCACCAAGACCACGGCCAATCGCCCGCGATCTGCCAGGGCGCCATCGATCTGGGCTTTTCCAGCGTCATGATGGACGGTTCGCTGATGGCCGACGGCAAGAGCATTGCCTCTTACGAGTACAACCTGGATGTCACCAAGCAGGTCGTGGCCATTGCGCATAAGCTCGGCGTCACCGTCGAGGGCGAACTGGGCTGCCTGGGTTCCTTGGAAACCATGATGGGCGACAAAGAAGATGGTCACGGGGCCGAGGGCACCATGACCCTGGATCAGCTCCTGACCGACCCGGAACAGGCGGCTGACTTCGTCAAACAAACCCAGTTGGATGCCTTGGCCATTGCGGTGGGTACCAGCCACGGTGCCTACAAATTTACCCGCAAGCCCACGGGCGATATTCTGTCGGTGCAGCGCATCAAGGACATCCACGCACGTCTGCCCAATACCCACCTGGTCATGCATGGCAGCTCCAGCGTGCCCCAGGAGCTCCTGGCTGAAATCCGCGAATTCGGCGGCGACATGAAGGAAACCTACGGCGTGCCCGTCGAAGAACTTCAGGAAGCCATTAAGTTCGGCGTGCGCAAGGTCAACATCGATACCGATATTCGTTTGGCCATGACGGGCGCCATTCGCCGCTTCATGGCAGAAAATCCCTCGAAATTCGACCCGCGCGAATACCTCAAGCCAGCCCGCGAAGCCGCTAAGAAAGTCTGCCTGGCGCGCTACGAACAATTCGGCACGGCGGGCAATGCCTCCAAGATCAAGGCCATCCCCTTGTCTGACATGGCTGCTCGTTATGCGGCCGGCGAACTCAAGCAACTGGTGAAATAA
- the xerD gene encoding site-specific tyrosine recombinase XerD, which yields MPSQPSAFPTVDAFLDALWLEDGLSDNTLSAYRRDLTAFGHWLDLTHHLAPESAQQAHIQGWMTTQYQQTKASTANRRLAALRRYYLWAIRRGLCHDDPCLGLHSAKQPARFPKTLSESQVDKLLNAPDVDSTLGLRDRAMLETLYATGLRVSELVNLGIQDVSLSDGIVRVVMGKGAKDRLVPLGDEALYWIEGYLRESRPTLLNARISDALFVTIRAAAMTRQAFWLLIRKYAEQADIRVPLSPHVLRHAFATHLLNHGADLRVVQLLLGHADISTTQIYTHVARERLKTLYQQHHPRA from the coding sequence ATGCCCAGCCAGCCCTCAGCCTTCCCGACCGTCGATGCCTTTCTGGATGCCCTATGGCTGGAAGATGGCCTGTCGGACAACACCCTGTCCGCCTACCGGCGCGATCTGACGGCTTTCGGGCATTGGCTGGATCTGACCCACCATCTGGCGCCGGAATCCGCCCAGCAGGCACATATCCAGGGCTGGATGACCACCCAGTACCAACAAACCAAGGCCAGCACCGCCAACCGGCGCTTGGCGGCCCTGCGGCGCTATTACCTATGGGCCATACGCCGAGGCCTGTGCCACGATGATCCATGCCTGGGGCTGCACAGCGCCAAGCAACCGGCCCGCTTCCCCAAGACCCTGTCAGAATCCCAAGTGGACAAACTGCTGAACGCACCCGATGTCGACAGCACCTTGGGCCTGCGCGACCGCGCCATGCTGGAAACCTTGTACGCCACGGGCCTGCGCGTCAGCGAGCTGGTCAATCTGGGCATACAGGACGTCAGCCTGAGCGACGGCATTGTGCGCGTCGTCATGGGCAAGGGCGCCAAAGACCGCCTGGTGCCACTGGGCGACGAGGCCCTGTACTGGATCGAAGGCTATCTACGCGAAAGCCGCCCCACCCTGCTGAACGCCCGGATATCCGATGCCTTGTTTGTCACTATCCGGGCTGCCGCCATGACGCGCCAGGCATTCTGGCTGCTGATCCGAAAATACGCTGAACAAGCCGACATCCGCGTGCCGCTGTCCCCCCATGTACTGCGCCATGCCTTCGCCACCCATTTACTGAACCACGGCGCAGACTTGCGGGTGGTGCAGCTATTGTTGGGGCATGCGGATATCTCGACGACGCAGATTTATACCCATGTGGCCCGCGAACGCCTGAAAACACTGTATCAACAACATCACCCCCGAGCCTGA
- a CDS encoding TOBE domain-containing protein: MTASDSSPEFSATLSLRSGDQAWGSERRMALLAAIGTEGSISAAARKIGLSYKAAWDAVDMMNNLAGDLLVERVTGGVRGGGAQLTDRARQLVAWYQAVQAEHQRFMEVLSRFGPDSQQHLDLLQSMALQTSARNRFEGVIGQIDSGPVNDRLSLVLDDTHSLTATLTHASTERLGLVPGRRALAFIKAQAVRIETMPTQTVIASSPEHTCWEGRVRHSVTGDGLQEISLSVSPQRQVTGILNASSHHPALVAGASARAWFPAADVLIGTLD; the protein is encoded by the coding sequence ATGACAGCCAGTGATTCCAGCCCAGAATTCAGCGCCACACTCAGCCTGCGCAGCGGCGATCAGGCCTGGGGGTCCGAACGGCGCATGGCCTTATTGGCCGCCATCGGCACCGAGGGATCGATCAGTGCAGCCGCCCGCAAGATCGGCTTGAGCTACAAGGCCGCCTGGGACGCAGTGGACATGATGAACAATCTGGCGGGCGACCTGCTGGTGGAACGCGTGACGGGCGGCGTCCGTGGCGGCGGCGCACAGCTGACGGATCGGGCCCGCCAACTGGTCGCCTGGTACCAAGCCGTGCAGGCCGAACACCAGCGCTTCATGGAGGTCTTGTCGCGCTTTGGGCCGGATAGTCAGCAGCACTTGGATCTCTTGCAGAGCATGGCCTTGCAAACATCGGCGCGCAATCGCTTCGAAGGCGTGATCGGGCAAATCGACAGCGGTCCGGTCAACGACCGCCTGAGCCTCGTGCTGGACGATACGCACAGCCTGACCGCGACCCTGACCCACGCCAGCACTGAACGCCTGGGCCTGGTGCCAGGTCGGCGGGCACTGGCCTTCATCAAAGCCCAGGCGGTACGCATCGAAACGATGCCGACCCAGACGGTCATAGCCAGCAGTCCCGAACACACTTGCTGGGAAGGACGCGTGCGGCATTCCGTCACGGGGGACGGACTACAGGAAATCAGCCTGTCCGTCAGTCCTCAGCGACAAGTCACCGGCATCCTGAACGCCAGCAGCCATCATCCGGCATTGGTCGCCGGGGCTAGCGCCCGTGCCTGGTTTCCCGCAGCGGATGTCCTCATCGGGACACTGGATTGA
- the purE gene encoding 5-(carboxyamino)imidazole ribonucleotide mutase, whose translation MNTAEPARIGQRSGDGPVVGIIMGSSSDWEVMRHAVGVLDEFGIAYETRVVSAHRMPLEMVDYGAQAVARGLRAIIAGAGGAAHLPGMMAALTPVPVFGVPVPSRYLRGEDSLLSIVQMPRGVPVGTFAIGEAGAANAALHVVANLAMTDPGLLQHLQAYRAHQTQTARSMTVPPEAL comes from the coding sequence ATGAATACGGCAGAACCAGCACGGATAGGACAGCGATCCGGTGATGGTCCCGTGGTGGGTATCATCATGGGATCGTCCAGCGACTGGGAAGTCATGCGCCATGCAGTCGGCGTGCTGGATGAGTTCGGCATTGCCTACGAGACGCGTGTCGTATCGGCGCATCGCATGCCGCTGGAAATGGTTGATTACGGTGCCCAGGCGGTGGCCCGTGGCTTGCGTGCCATTATTGCCGGAGCAGGGGGCGCGGCCCACTTGCCCGGCATGATGGCGGCCCTGACGCCGGTGCCGGTTTTCGGTGTTCCTGTGCCGTCGCGCTATCTGCGCGGCGAAGACTCCTTGTTGTCTATTGTGCAGATGCCGCGCGGCGTGCCAGTGGGCACATTTGCCATTGGCGAAGCCGGCGCCGCCAATGCCGCCTTGCATGTGGTGGCCAATCTGGCCATGACCGATCCAGGCCTGCTGCAGCATCTGCAGGCTTATCGGGCGCATCAGACCCAGACGGCCCGGTCCATGACTGTCCCGCCGGAGGCCCTCTGA
- the modA gene encoding molybdate ABC transporter substrate-binding protein encodes MLFRRLIVACALSCALAPAMAGEILVSGAASLTNAFKDLAAQYQAAHPDTQVLTTFGASDVVLRQIIEGAPADVFASADQKAMDKAVAAKAVDPASRVDFVRNEVVLVVPVDNPGNIQSLKDLSGAKVQRIALGNPDSVPVGRYTREALQQAGAWDDVQARQILGQNVRQVLSYVERGEVDAGFVFATDAAIMKDKVKLIQTVDTPTPVVYPIALVQRDGRAREAAAFLDYVVSPAGQAILAQYGFAKP; translated from the coding sequence ATGCTGTTTCGCCGTTTGATTGTTGCCTGCGCTTTGTCCTGCGCCCTGGCGCCCGCCATGGCGGGCGAGATCCTGGTGTCTGGCGCAGCCAGCCTGACCAATGCGTTCAAGGATCTGGCCGCCCAGTACCAGGCCGCACATCCCGATACGCAGGTGCTGACGACGTTCGGCGCTTCCGATGTCGTGCTGCGCCAGATCATCGAGGGCGCCCCGGCGGATGTGTTTGCCTCGGCGGACCAAAAAGCCATGGATAAGGCCGTGGCTGCCAAGGCCGTCGATCCGGCTTCCCGGGTCGACTTTGTGCGCAATGAGGTTGTGCTGGTGGTGCCGGTGGATAACCCCGGCAATATCCAATCCCTGAAAGATCTGTCGGGTGCCAAGGTGCAGCGTATTGCGCTGGGTAATCCGGATTCCGTGCCGGTGGGACGTTACACCCGGGAAGCCTTGCAGCAGGCGGGGGCCTGGGATGATGTCCAGGCGCGCCAGATCTTGGGCCAGAACGTGCGCCAGGTACTGAGCTATGTCGAGCGCGGCGAGGTGGATGCCGGTTTTGTGTTTGCGACGGATGCGGCCATCATGAAGGATAAAGTGAAGCTGATACAGACCGTTGATACCCCAACCCCGGTGGTGTACCCGATTGCCTTGGTGCAGCGCGATGGCCGCGCCCGGGAGGCCGCTGCATTTTTGGATTATGTGGTGTCACCCGCAGGCCAGGCGATCTTGGCACAATACGGGTTTGCCAAACCTTGA
- a CDS encoding phosphoribosylaminoimidazolesuccinocarboxamide synthase: MKALLQSTIQSLPLLGRGKVRDMYAVGEDKLLIVATDRISAFDVILDDPIPGKGKVLTALTEFWLQRLGHLMPTHVTDIAPEDVVAPDERHQVTGRAMVVKRLEPVLVEAVARGYLIGSGWKDYQAGGSVCGVVLPAGLRQAEKLPEPIFTPAAKAEFGQHDENVDFNYVVAQVGADLAAQIRRLTLALYTEAAAYASRQGILIADTKFEFGLDARGTLHLMDEVLTPDSSRFWPADGYALGINPPSFDKQFVRDWLETQDWDKTAPAPRLPTEVIERTAEKYREAQDRLTQGAA, encoded by the coding sequence ATGAAGGCCTTGCTCCAATCCACTATCCAGTCGTTGCCCCTGCTGGGGCGCGGCAAGGTCCGCGACATGTATGCCGTGGGCGAAGACAAACTGCTGATCGTCGCCACCGACCGGATCTCGGCCTTTGACGTCATTCTGGATGATCCGATCCCCGGTAAGGGCAAGGTCCTGACGGCATTGACCGAATTCTGGCTGCAGCGCCTGGGCCATCTGATGCCCACGCATGTTACCGACATTGCCCCGGAAGACGTCGTGGCACCGGATGAACGCCATCAGGTAACTGGTCGCGCCATGGTCGTCAAGCGCCTGGAACCCGTGTTGGTCGAGGCCGTTGCCCGCGGCTATCTGATCGGGTCCGGCTGGAAGGACTACCAGGCTGGCGGGTCCGTCTGCGGGGTGGTTTTACCGGCAGGGCTGCGCCAGGCGGAAAAACTCCCCGAGCCGATTTTCACTCCCGCTGCCAAGGCCGAATTTGGTCAGCATGACGAAAATGTCGATTTCAATTATGTCGTGGCTCAGGTGGGTGCCGATCTGGCGGCTCAAATCCGCCGTCTGACCCTGGCGCTCTACACCGAGGCCGCTGCCTATGCCAGCCGCCAGGGTATTCTGATCGCTGACACCAAGTTCGAATTTGGTCTGGATGCCCGTGGCACTTTGCATCTGATGGACGAGGTTCTGACACCGGATTCCTCACGTTTCTGGCCTGCTGACGGCTATGCCCTGGGCATCAATCCGCCTTCTTTCGATAAACAGTTCGTGCGTGATTGGCTGGAAACCCAGGATTGGGACAAGACTGCGCCTGCCCCGCGCCTGCCGACCGAGGTCATTGAGCGCACTGCCGAAAAATACCGCGAAGCCCAGGACCGCCTGACCCAAGGGGCCGCCTGA
- the modB gene encoding molybdate ABC transporter permease subunit, with amino-acid sequence MPELWIPLLLSLKVAGWATLLATVGGIATAYGLSRWPSRWCDVVDAFLTLPMVLPPTVTGYYLLVVFGRRGWLGAWLQSHGIELVFTWQGAVLAASVVAYPMVLKAARAAFLDVDQRLEQAAAVLGVSPAAVFFRVSLPLAARGILAGVLLAFARALGEFGATLMVAGNIPGKTQTLSIAIYEAVQAGNDDTANILVLVTSATCVVVLCLAAWLMPGGRHTRRRSA; translated from the coding sequence GTGCCTGAACTCTGGATTCCCCTGCTCTTGTCGCTGAAGGTCGCTGGCTGGGCCACACTGCTGGCGACGGTGGGGGGCATTGCCACGGCCTATGGGCTGTCGCGCTGGCCGTCGCGCTGGTGTGATGTGGTTGATGCTTTTCTGACCCTGCCCATGGTGCTGCCCCCCACGGTCACGGGCTACTACCTGTTGGTGGTGTTCGGGCGGCGCGGCTGGTTGGGCGCCTGGCTGCAGTCGCACGGTATCGAGCTGGTATTTACCTGGCAGGGGGCGGTGCTGGCGGCGTCGGTCGTGGCCTACCCCATGGTGCTGAAGGCCGCACGTGCGGCGTTTCTGGATGTGGATCAGCGGCTGGAACAGGCGGCGGCGGTATTGGGCGTGTCGCCTGCGGCGGTGTTTTTCCGAGTCAGCCTGCCGCTGGCCGCGCGCGGTATCTTGGCCGGGGTGCTGTTGGCATTTGCCCGCGCTCTGGGCGAATTCGGTGCCACGCTGATGGTGGCCGGGAATATTCCCGGCAAGACCCAGACCCTGTCGATTGCCATCTACGAGGCCGTGCAGGCTGGCAATGACGACACCGCCAATATTCTGGTGCTGGTCACCTCGGCCACCTGTGTCGTGGTCTTGTGCCTGGCGGCCTGGCTGATGCCGGGTGGGCGCCATACTCGAAGGCGGTCCGCATGA
- the mog gene encoding molybdopterin adenylyltransferase, whose product MNQSFPLQRSHPDELLVGLVSVSDRASSGVYQDQGIPALAEWLGLALTRPAQIVSRLIPDSRPGIADALRELVDVARCDLVLTTGGTGPARRDVTPEATLDVATREMPGFGEQMRQVSLAFVPTAILSRQVAVIREIADHAALIINLPGQPKAIRETLEGLRGEDGSVRVPGVFAAVPYCLDLIGGPYIDTHESVVKSFRPKSARRS is encoded by the coding sequence ATGAATCAGTCTTTTCCCTTGCAGCGCAGCCACCCCGACGAACTATTGGTGGGGCTTGTTTCCGTGTCGGATCGCGCCTCATCCGGGGTATATCAGGACCAGGGGATTCCTGCCTTGGCCGAGTGGCTGGGCCTGGCGTTGACCCGCCCGGCACAGATCGTGTCGCGCCTGATTCCAGATAGCCGCCCGGGGATTGCCGATGCTTTGCGCGAGCTGGTGGATGTGGCGCGTTGCGATCTGGTGCTGACCACGGGGGGGACTGGTCCGGCCCGTCGGGATGTGACCCCAGAAGCCACGCTGGATGTCGCGACCCGGGAAATGCCGGGTTTTGGCGAACAAATGCGCCAGGTCAGCCTGGCTTTTGTGCCCACGGCGATTTTATCGCGCCAGGTGGCCGTGATCCGTGAAATTGCCGACCACGCCGCGCTGATCATCAATTTGCCTGGTCAACCCAAGGCCATCCGCGAAACCCTGGAGGGCCTGCGCGGCGAAGACGGCAGCGTGCGCGTGCCAGGGGTTTTTGCCGCAGTGCCCTATTGCCTGGACCTGATTGGCGGGCCTTATATCGACACGCACGAGTCCGTCGTCAAGTCCTTCAGGCCGAAATCCGCCCGTCGTTCCTAA
- a CDS encoding aminoacyl-tRNA deacylase has product MSKTKHTSETPATHWLRQQKIPFGEHPYDYVDHGGAREAAQQLGVALHQVAKTLIMEDEQGRPLVVLMHGDCEVSTKNLARQTGAKKITPCTPDDAQRNSGYQVGGTSPFATRKRMPVWVEQTLLDYETVYLNGGRRGYLISVAADVLTGPLGARLVQVALKAGD; this is encoded by the coding sequence ATGAGCAAAACCAAACATACCTCGGAAACCCCCGCCACCCACTGGCTGCGGCAGCAGAAAATCCCGTTCGGCGAACACCCCTATGACTATGTGGACCACGGCGGCGCCCGCGAGGCAGCCCAGCAGTTGGGCGTAGCGCTGCACCAGGTCGCCAAGACCCTGATCATGGAAGACGAGCAGGGTCGCCCCCTGGTGGTGCTGATGCACGGCGACTGCGAAGTCTCCACCAAAAACCTGGCGCGCCAGACCGGGGCCAAGAAAATCACTCCCTGCACACCGGACGACGCCCAGCGCAATTCCGGCTATCAGGTAGGCGGAACATCCCCCTTTGCCACCCGCAAGCGCATGCCGGTCTGGGTGGAGCAAACCCTGCTGGACTATGAAACGGTCTACCTGAATGGCGGACGACGCGGGTATCTGATCAGCGTCGCAGCCGACGTGCTGACCGGGCCACTGGGGGCCCGGTTGGTTCAAGTGGCGCTGAAGGCCGGAGACTGA
- a CDS encoding ABC transporter ATP-binding protein has translation MSLDIDFSCRVGGAEGFLLQPAWHTDARRVALFGPSGSGKTLTMQAIAGLLRPDQGRIVVDGRVLFDSAGGVDIPPRHRRLAYLFQDYALFPHLTVRQNIVFGLQRGWLNWHAWPWQRKAAKAADTGALGNEMAISGQGRDALPTPARRWVQAFHLGELLDRYPVTLSGGQRQRVALARALSTDPGLLLLDEPLSALDIGLRTQMRAELAQLQQDIDIPTVLITHDPADVQALADEVFHIAHGRVHAVDTSINPVSR, from the coding sequence ATGAGTCTGGATATCGATTTTTCCTGCCGGGTAGGGGGAGCGGAGGGCTTTCTCTTGCAGCCCGCCTGGCATACAGACGCGCGCCGGGTGGCGCTGTTTGGGCCGTCCGGGTCTGGCAAGACACTGACGATGCAGGCCATTGCGGGTTTGCTGCGTCCCGATCAGGGGCGCATCGTCGTGGACGGCCGTGTGCTGTTCGATTCGGCGGGCGGGGTGGATATTCCACCGCGTCACCGGCGCCTGGCTTATTTATTTCAGGATTACGCCCTGTTTCCGCATTTGACCGTGCGCCAGAACATTGTCTTTGGCTTGCAGCGCGGCTGGTTGAACTGGCATGCCTGGCCCTGGCAGCGCAAGGCGGCAAAGGCGGCGGATACAGGAGCCTTGGGCAATGAGATGGCCATCTCCGGGCAAGGACGCGATGCCTTGCCCACTCCGGCCCGTCGCTGGGTACAGGCTTTCCATCTTGGTGAGCTGCTGGATCGCTATCCCGTCACCCTGTCGGGCGGACAGCGCCAGCGGGTCGCCCTGGCGCGCGCCCTGTCCACAGATCCGGGCCTGTTGTTGCTGGATGAACCCCTATCGGCCCTGGATATCGGTCTGCGTACCCAGATGCGTGCCGAATTGGCCCAGTTGCAGCAGGATATCGACATCCCCACCGTCTTGATTACCCATGACCCCGCCGATGTACAGGCCCTGGCCGACGAAGTCTTTCATATTGCGCATGGTCGTGTGCATGCCGTGGACACAAGCATCAATCCAGTGTCCCGATGA
- a CDS encoding TRAP transporter permease translates to MSAKKSPGTDFHLTDEQLKQLVADSDTGGRAPQGLVARLIMLTALAWSLFQLWIASPLPFELGVFVLNTTESRAIHLAFAVFLGFVLFPAFKRSPRAYVPLLDWVFAVVGAFCAAYLYLFYDQLSHRPGLPTTQDLVVAVVGLAMLLEATRRALGMPLVALAVVFIGYIFLGPYMPDMIAHKAVSLSKGMSHLWLTTEGVYGVALGVSASFIFLFVLFGALLETAGAGNYFIQSAISLLGGLRGGPAKAAVLASAATGVISGSSIANVVTTGTFTIPLMKRVGYRPDKAAAVEAAASVDGQIMPPVMGAAAFLMVEYVGIPYSQVVTHAILPALISYIALFYIVHLEAVKSDIRGISREHAMPWKYRLISTGMTVSGVIILAAVVYYGFGWIKTVTGDASFYVAGGLLVLVYLGLLKFGTRYPALKTDDPSTPLETLPDIGPTLKSGLYFLLPVVVLIWNLMVEQLSPATSAFWATMFLVFILLTQRPLVAWFRQRETHAGLWRQGACDLLNGLVTGARNMISIGLATAAAGIIVGTVTLTGVGLVMTEFVEMISGGNLFVMLGMVAVICLILGMGLPTTANYIVVSTLMAPVVVELGAQNGLLVPLIAVHLFVFYFGLMADVTPPVGLASYAAAGIARTDPIKTGVTAFGYSIRTAVLPFMFIFNTQLLLIDIGSPLHLFITVSAAILANLVFVAATQGWFLDRNRWYECVLLLVIAFSLFRPGFWMDRIVPEYALQPADQVMSHVEAAGPGQALRLWVHGENLYGKEISKGVLLALGEGDTARDRLQSAGLRILSNGDTLSIIAVRFGSPAAKLGIEQGYDITGIEVPTNRPSKEWMLLPPLAVLGLLMWGQQRRRRRA, encoded by the coding sequence TTGAGCGCGAAGAAGTCACCCGGCACCGATTTTCATCTCACTGACGAACAACTTAAACAATTAGTCGCGGATTCCGATACCGGCGGGCGGGCGCCTCAGGGGCTGGTTGCCCGCCTGATCATGCTGACCGCCTTGGCGTGGTCCCTGTTCCAGTTGTGGATTGCTTCCCCCCTGCCGTTCGAGCTTGGGGTGTTCGTGCTCAATACCACCGAGTCCCGAGCCATCCATCTGGCGTTTGCCGTGTTCCTGGGCTTTGTGTTGTTTCCCGCTTTCAAGCGATCCCCGCGCGCGTATGTTCCATTGCTGGATTGGGTGTTTGCCGTAGTGGGCGCTTTTTGCGCGGCTTATCTGTACCTGTTCTACGATCAGTTGTCCCATCGCCCTGGTCTGCCAACCACTCAAGATCTGGTGGTGGCCGTCGTCGGTCTGGCCATGTTGCTGGAGGCGACTCGCCGTGCCCTGGGCATGCCGTTGGTGGCCTTGGCCGTGGTATTCATCGGCTATATTTTTTTGGGCCCTTACATGCCCGACATGATTGCCCACAAGGCCGTGTCGCTCAGTAAGGGCATGTCGCATTTGTGGCTCACCACCGAAGGCGTCTATGGCGTGGCGCTGGGGGTGTCGGCCAGCTTCATCTTCTTGTTCGTGTTGTTTGGCGCTCTGCTGGAAACTGCCGGGGCCGGCAATTATTTCATCCAGTCCGCAATTTCCTTGCTGGGGGGGCTGCGTGGCGGCCCGGCCAAGGCCGCCGTGCTGGCCTCGGCGGCGACCGGAGTGATTTCAGGTTCGTCCATTGCCAATGTCGTCACGACAGGCACGTTCACGATTCCCTTGATGAAACGGGTGGGTTACCGCCCCGACAAGGCTGCAGCCGTCGAGGCGGCGGCGTCGGTGGATGGCCAGATCATGCCGCCCGTGATGGGGGCGGCGGCTTTCCTGATGGTTGAATATGTGGGGATACCCTATTCCCAGGTGGTCACCCATGCGATCTTGCCTGCCCTGATTTCTTATATCGCGTTGTTTTACATTGTGCATCTGGAGGCCGTGAAGTCGGATATTCGCGGCATCTCGCGCGAACACGCTATGCCTTGGAAATATCGTCTGATTTCCACAGGGATGACGGTCAGCGGGGTGATCATCCTGGCGGCGGTCGTGTATTACGGCTTTGGCTGGATCAAGACCGTGACGGGGGATGCTTCGTTCTATGTGGCCGGCGGCCTGCTGGTACTGGTGTACCTGGGGCTGCTGAAGTTCGGCACCCGCTATCCGGCCCTGAAAACAGATGATCCCAGCACGCCGCTGGAAACCTTGCCGGATATCGGCCCGACCCTGAAGTCCGGACTGTATTTCCTGTTGCCTGTGGTGGTGCTGATCTGGAACCTGATGGTAGAACAGCTTTCGCCCGCCACCTCGGCCTTTTGGGCCACCATGTTCCTGGTTTTCATTCTGTTGACCCAGCGTCCCCTGGTAGCCTGGTTTCGCCAGCGTGAGACGCACGCCGGGTTATGGCGTCAGGGGGCGTGCGATCTGCTCAATGGCCTGGTGACCGGCGCGCGCAATATGATTTCCATTGGCCTGGCGACGGCGGCAGCCGGCATTATCGTTGGCACCGTGACCCTGACCGGGGTGGGCCTGGTGATGACAGAGTTTGTCGAGATGATTTCGGGCGGCAATCTGTTCGTCATGCTGGGCATGGTGGCGGTTATCTGTCTGATTCTGGGCATGGGGCTACCCACCACCGCCAACTATATTGTGGTGTCTACGCTGATGGCGCCGGTGGTGGTCGAGCTTGGCGCACAGAATGGCTTGTTGGTGCCGCTGATCGCCGTGCATCTGTTCGTGTTCTATTTTGGTTTGATGGCCGATGTGACCCCGCCGGTAGGGTTGGCCTCGTATGCGGCGGCGGGCATTGCCCGCACCGACCCCATCAAGACCGGGGTAACGGCATTTGGTTACAGCATCCGCACGGCGGTGCTGCCGTTCATGTTTATTTTCAATACCCAGCTGCTGCTGATCGACATTGGCAGTCCTCTGCACCTGTTTATCACGGTCAGCGCGGCGATCCTGGCCAATCTGGTATTTGTGGCGGCCACCCAGGGCTGGTTTCTGGACCGCAATCGCTGGTATGAATGCGTCTTGCTGCTGGTGATTGCGTTTTCCTTGTTCCGGCCTGGATTCTGGATGGATCGGATCGTGCCCGAATATGCGCTGCAACCGGCGGACCAGGTCATGAGCCATGTCGAAGCCGCTGGTCCTGGTCAGGCGCTGCGCTTATGGGTTCATGGCGAAAACCTATATGGCAAGGAAATTTCCAAGGGTGTGCTGTTGGCCCTGGGCGAGGGCGATACTGCCCGCGACCGTCTGCAGTCGGCTGGCCTGCGGATCTTGTCCAATGGCGATACCTTGAGCATTATCGCGGTGCGCTTTGGCAGCCCGGCGGCCAAGCTGGGCATTGAACAGGGTTATGACATTACCGGGATCGAGGTGCCCACCAATCGGCCTTCCAAGGAATGGATGCTGTTGCCGCCCCTGGCTGTGCTGGGGTTGTTGATGTGGGGGCAGCAGCGTCGACGTCGACGGGCTTGA